The following coding sequences are from one Granulicella arctica window:
- a CDS encoding DUF1501 domain-containing protein, producing the protein MSNLKSPFPIYNPVSRRSLLRSASAGFGYVALAGLLSASAPTAYGLTADPTNPLAPKQPNFKPKAKRIIFLFMEGAMSGLDTFEYKTELQKSNGKSAPGGGLLNPSKFQFKQYGQTGSWFSELMPNIAKHADDLCWLRGLHTDTPAHPQAVVQLHTGSANAALTRPSMGSWLLYGLGTENQDLPGYVVINPTPNFGGAANYGSAFLPAYYQGTSVSDQGFMPNVQAASPHALEIEQLDLIQTRNHELASSDGAPDVVEGVIKSYELGFRMQDKVPELLDITKEPQKVLDAYGIKPGLEGSFARQCLTARRLSEAGVRFVEIRQPGWDHHTNLHKGLISQTSMVDQPTSALLADLGQRGLLDDTLVIFGSEFGRLPAAQGNDDGRDHNITGYSMFLAGAGIKKGFSYGATDELGINAVDGRMHINDLHATLLALMGLDHERLTYRYAGRDFRLTDVAGIVQKDIFA; encoded by the coding sequence ATGTCAAACCTGAAATCGCCATTCCCTATCTATAATCCCGTGTCTCGTCGTTCTCTTCTACGCTCTGCCAGCGCCGGATTCGGCTATGTTGCTCTGGCTGGTCTGCTTAGTGCATCCGCTCCCACGGCGTATGGCCTAACAGCAGATCCAACAAATCCACTCGCTCCCAAGCAACCTAACTTCAAGCCAAAAGCAAAGCGCATCATCTTCCTTTTTATGGAAGGTGCGATGTCCGGATTGGATACCTTCGAGTACAAGACTGAATTGCAAAAATCAAATGGAAAATCCGCACCTGGAGGCGGCTTGCTCAATCCATCTAAGTTCCAGTTCAAACAGTATGGCCAGACCGGCTCCTGGTTTTCGGAACTTATGCCAAATATTGCCAAACACGCAGACGACCTCTGCTGGTTGCGTGGCCTACATACCGACACACCAGCGCATCCGCAGGCCGTAGTCCAACTACATACTGGCAGCGCGAATGCTGCATTGACACGTCCCAGCATGGGTTCATGGCTACTTTATGGTCTTGGAACCGAGAATCAGGATCTGCCTGGCTACGTCGTCATCAATCCAACTCCCAACTTTGGTGGCGCAGCCAACTACGGCAGCGCCTTTTTGCCGGCGTATTATCAAGGCACCAGCGTGAGCGACCAGGGATTCATGCCAAACGTGCAGGCTGCATCACCGCATGCATTGGAGATCGAGCAGCTCGATCTAATTCAAACAAGAAACCATGAGCTCGCCTCTTCAGACGGAGCACCCGATGTTGTTGAGGGTGTCATCAAGTCGTATGAGTTGGGCTTCCGTATGCAGGACAAGGTGCCCGAACTTCTCGACATCACAAAGGAACCGCAAAAGGTGCTCGATGCTTATGGCATAAAGCCCGGCCTGGAAGGTTCGTTCGCACGCCAATGCTTGACCGCGCGCAGACTAAGCGAGGCAGGTGTTCGATTTGTTGAAATTCGTCAGCCGGGCTGGGATCACCATACCAACCTGCATAAAGGACTGATCAGCCAGACCTCTATGGTCGACCAGCCTACTTCGGCCCTGCTGGCTGATCTCGGGCAACGCGGTCTACTCGACGATACGCTGGTAATATTCGGCTCTGAATTTGGACGCCTTCCAGCAGCGCAAGGTAACGACGATGGCCGAGATCATAACATTACAGGCTATTCGATGTTCCTTGCCGGGGCAGGCATCAAGAAGGGATTCAGCTATGGCGCAACCGATGAACTCGGTATCAACGCCGTCGATGGACGCATGCACATCAACGATCTTCATGCTACGTTGCTTGCGTTGATGGGGCTTGACCACGAGCGTCTAACCTACCGCTATGCTGGCCGAGACTTCCGCTTGACTGACGTCGCAGGCATCGTGCAGAAGGACATCTTCGCCTGA
- the metH gene encoding methionine synthase, with protein MAIEKKPLRLSGSQPFTQQLGVYIMIGERTNVAGSPRFAKLVKEGKYEEAVSVARQQVENGANVLDICMDEGMIDGVAAMTRYLQLLASEPEVAKVPFMVDSSKWEVIESGLKCLQGKGIVNSISLKEGEDKFRQNAATVLKFGAAVVVMAFDEQGQAATYEDKIRICERAYRILVDEVGLLPEDIIFDPNILTVATGMEEHNNYAVDFINATRWIKANLPHAKVSGGVSNISFSFRGNNKVREAMHSAFLYHAIAAGMDMGIVNAGMLEVYEEIEPELKVLVEDVLLNRRPDATERLVEHGETLKNAGAVVNEKKAEEWRNSTVEERLSHALVKGIDAYIEVDTEEARVKLGRPLLVIEGPLMAGMSVVGDLFGAGKMFLPQVVKSARVMKKAVAHLTPFMEAEKAAMAAAGQEIKAQGKIVLATVKGDVHDIGKNIVGVVLACNNYEVIDMGVMVSCEKILERAKFEKADMIGLSGLITPSLDEMVHVAREMERQGFKLPLLIGGATTSRAHTAVKIAPHYSEPVVHVLDASRAVPVTTSLLSDEGKPAFVAQHRADYEALRRAHSAPRQKVVSLETARTRRTPIEWRAEDLSIPAFTGVRVLDNFSLATLRDFIDWSPFFHTWGLKGIYPRILEHEQHGTQARQIFTEGNALLDVIIEKNLITARGVYGFFPANAVGDDVELYVDNARKEVLERFHFLRQQSNREGSEPCRSLADFIAPKETGLPDYIGGFAVTSGIGLKELCDRFRAENDDYNAIMAEAIADRLAEAFAECLHKRVRDEWGYGCEEGLSKTDLIQEKYRGIRPAAGYPASPDHTEKGPLWRLLDVQANIGMLITESFAMWPGSSVSGLYFAHPNSRYFSLGKIDRDQVVDYHERKGMSVAEVERWLGQNLNYDPAG; from the coding sequence GTGGCCATAGAGAAGAAGCCGCTTCGCCTGTCTGGATCTCAACCATTCACCCAGCAGCTTGGGGTCTACATCATGATCGGGGAGCGGACCAATGTGGCCGGTTCGCCTAGGTTCGCGAAGCTGGTTAAGGAAGGCAAATACGAGGAAGCCGTGAGTGTGGCCCGTCAGCAGGTCGAGAACGGAGCTAATGTTCTCGATATCTGCATGGATGAGGGCATGATCGACGGCGTCGCGGCAATGACGCGTTATCTACAGTTGCTGGCGAGCGAGCCCGAGGTAGCTAAGGTCCCCTTTATGGTGGACTCCTCGAAATGGGAGGTCATCGAGTCTGGGCTCAAGTGCTTGCAAGGCAAGGGTATCGTGAACTCTATCTCGCTGAAGGAAGGCGAAGATAAGTTTCGCCAGAACGCGGCTACCGTGCTCAAGTTTGGCGCGGCGGTCGTAGTGATGGCCTTTGACGAACAGGGTCAGGCCGCGACGTACGAGGACAAGATCCGCATCTGCGAGCGTGCCTATCGGATACTGGTCGACGAGGTTGGATTGCTGCCCGAAGACATCATCTTCGATCCGAACATCCTCACTGTTGCGACCGGCATGGAGGAGCACAACAACTACGCGGTTGACTTTATCAACGCCACGCGCTGGATCAAGGCGAACCTGCCGCACGCGAAGGTCAGCGGCGGCGTTTCGAATATCTCGTTTAGCTTCCGAGGCAATAACAAGGTTCGTGAAGCTATGCATTCGGCATTTTTGTATCATGCCATCGCAGCTGGCATGGACATGGGCATCGTGAATGCCGGGATGCTCGAGGTGTACGAGGAGATTGAGCCTGAGTTGAAGGTGTTGGTCGAGGACGTACTGCTCAATCGCCGTCCTGATGCGACAGAGCGCCTGGTGGAACACGGCGAAACTCTGAAAAATGCGGGTGCGGTCGTCAATGAAAAGAAGGCAGAAGAGTGGCGCAATAGCACGGTCGAGGAACGCCTCTCTCATGCTCTGGTTAAGGGGATCGATGCGTACATCGAGGTAGACACCGAGGAAGCCCGTGTCAAGTTAGGCCGCCCTCTATTAGTTATCGAAGGCCCGCTGATGGCTGGGATGAGCGTGGTAGGTGATCTGTTCGGCGCGGGCAAGATGTTCTTGCCCCAAGTGGTTAAGTCTGCCCGGGTGATGAAAAAGGCTGTGGCGCACCTAACGCCGTTCATGGAGGCCGAGAAGGCTGCAATGGCTGCTGCTGGCCAAGAGATTAAGGCTCAGGGGAAAATAGTGCTCGCGACCGTTAAGGGAGATGTGCACGATATTGGCAAGAATATTGTCGGCGTCGTCCTGGCCTGCAACAACTATGAGGTCATTGACATGGGGGTTATGGTCTCCTGCGAGAAGATCCTCGAACGTGCCAAGTTTGAGAAAGCGGACATGATTGGCCTTAGCGGTCTGATCACGCCGTCTCTCGACGAGATGGTGCATGTAGCCCGTGAGATGGAGCGTCAGGGGTTCAAATTGCCACTGCTCATCGGAGGAGCAACGACGAGCCGGGCACACACGGCTGTTAAGATTGCGCCGCACTACAGTGAGCCAGTGGTCCATGTCCTGGATGCCAGCCGAGCGGTTCCCGTGACGACCAGCCTGCTGAGTGACGAGGGTAAGCCAGCGTTCGTCGCGCAGCATCGCGCGGACTATGAGGCGCTCCGCAGGGCCCACTCCGCGCCGCGACAGAAGGTTGTCTCCCTTGAGACCGCTCGTACAAGACGGACTCCGATCGAGTGGCGTGCAGAAGATCTTTCCATCCCCGCGTTTACCGGTGTGCGCGTGTTGGACAACTTTTCTTTGGCGACATTGCGCGACTTCATCGACTGGTCGCCGTTCTTCCATACTTGGGGGCTAAAAGGAATTTATCCTCGCATCCTCGAACACGAGCAGCATGGTACGCAGGCTCGGCAGATCTTCACCGAAGGCAACGCGCTTCTGGACGTGATTATCGAGAAAAACTTGATCACAGCGCGTGGCGTCTACGGCTTCTTCCCCGCTAATGCGGTAGGCGATGATGTGGAGTTGTATGTGGACAATGCACGCAAAGAGGTGCTTGAGCGATTCCACTTTCTCCGGCAGCAGTCGAACAGGGAAGGCAGCGAGCCGTGCAGATCGCTCGCCGACTTCATCGCACCGAAGGAAACAGGGCTGCCTGATTACATCGGTGGCTTCGCAGTAACCAGCGGGATCGGCCTGAAGGAGTTGTGCGATCGATTCAGGGCCGAGAACGACGACTATAATGCGATTATGGCGGAAGCCATCGCTGATCGTCTGGCTGAGGCCTTCGCTGAATGCCTGCACAAGCGGGTGCGGGATGAATGGGGGTACGGTTGTGAGGAAGGCCTGAGCAAGACGGACCTTATTCAGGAGAAGTACCGGGGGATCAGACCGGCTGCGGGTTATCCAGCTAGCCCGGATCACACTGAGAAGGGTCCTCTCTGGCGTTTGCTCGATGTCCAAGCGAACATCGGAATGTTGATTACTGAATCGTTCGCGATGTGGCCCGGTTCGAGTGTGAGTGGGCTCTACTTCGCCCATCCGAACTCGCGATATTTCAGCCTCGGCAAGATAGACCGCGATCAGGTCGTTGACTATCACGAACGCAAGGGGATGAGTGTCGCAGAGGTCGAACGTTGGCTCGGGCAGAACCTGAACTACGACCCCGCAGGATAG
- a CDS encoding homocysteine S-methyltransferase family protein, whose amino-acid sequence MTKAHQHPLGKILESRIAIIDGAMGTTIRTYGMTEEDIRGERFKNSAKDLLNNGDLFSLTQPKMICDIHRRFLEAGADIIETNTFGATSITQSEFFVDDPREQGGRKDPAFYQKIIEDSFLSSLAWEINEQSARQCREWADCVGNATSRQRFVAGAIGPLTVSLSNSPDADDAGFRVVTFDQVKTAYMQQVRALIAGGSDLLLVETIFDSLNAKAALVAIREVFDQDGKELPVMISAAVGRGGETLISAQTTEAFWNAVQHVKPLSVGLNCSLGPDLMYPFLEELSEKADVAISCYPNAGLPNPLSETGFDLGPQDMARYLGEFARGGLINIAGGCCGNTPEHIAAIAKALEGKAPRKLGQSEAAA is encoded by the coding sequence ATGACGAAAGCCCATCAACATCCTCTTGGAAAAATTCTCGAGAGTCGAATTGCCATTATCGACGGAGCGATGGGCACGACGATCCGCACCTACGGTATGACGGAAGAGGACATCCGCGGGGAGCGTTTCAAGAACTCGGCGAAAGACCTGCTGAACAACGGTGACCTCTTCTCCCTGACTCAGCCGAAGATGATCTGTGACATCCATCGCCGTTTTCTGGAGGCTGGGGCGGACATCATCGAGACGAATACCTTCGGGGCGACCAGCATCACCCAGAGTGAATTCTTCGTAGACGATCCGCGGGAGCAAGGTGGCCGGAAGGATCCCGCGTTCTATCAAAAAATCATCGAGGATTCGTTCCTCAGCAGCTTGGCTTGGGAGATCAATGAGCAATCTGCGCGACAGTGCAGGGAATGGGCTGATTGTGTCGGTAACGCAACCTCGCGTCAACGGTTCGTGGCGGGGGCGATTGGGCCGTTAACAGTGTCTCTCTCAAACTCACCTGATGCAGATGATGCAGGCTTCCGGGTGGTCACCTTCGATCAGGTTAAAACTGCCTACATGCAGCAGGTGCGTGCCCTCATTGCTGGTGGCTCGGACCTGCTTCTGGTTGAGACGATCTTTGACTCGCTCAACGCCAAGGCGGCACTCGTCGCCATCCGCGAGGTGTTCGATCAGGACGGCAAAGAGTTGCCGGTGATGATCTCGGCAGCAGTGGGGCGTGGCGGAGAGACGCTGATCTCCGCGCAGACCACTGAGGCGTTTTGGAACGCGGTACAACATGTAAAGCCGCTGTCGGTGGGGCTTAACTGCTCTCTCGGACCCGATTTGATGTATCCGTTTCTGGAAGAACTTTCGGAGAAAGCAGACGTGGCGATCTCCTGCTATCCGAACGCTGGTTTGCCAAATCCGCTTTCGGAGACTGGGTTTGATCTGGGACCGCAGGATATGGCTCGTTATCTAGGCGAGTTTGCACGCGGAGGGCTGATCAATATTGCCGGTGGCTGCTGCGGCAACACCCCTGAGCACATCGCGGCTATCGCCAAAGCGCTTGAAGGCAAGGCTCCCCGAAAATTGGGCCAGAGCGAGGCAGCAGCGTGA
- a CDS encoding c-type cytochrome domain-containing protein encodes MKKVVVGMSVLIMALTGWGSQIRNVEAGTHDEAARPEFYATHVLPILKANCYRCHGGINHRGGLSVETQMGMLKGGEHGASLIPGDPAKSLLVQLIRHEGPADDPMPMPPKASKLSDADIATITRWIKEGAIMPENTVKP; translated from the coding sequence ATGAAGAAGGTCGTAGTGGGGATGAGTGTGCTGATTATGGCACTGACGGGCTGGGGATCGCAAATTAGAAATGTCGAAGCAGGGACGCATGATGAAGCTGCGCGGCCAGAATTTTATGCGACCCATGTGCTCCCTATTCTTAAGGCAAACTGCTATCGGTGCCACGGGGGAATTAATCATCGAGGCGGCTTAAGTGTCGAAACCCAGATGGGAATGCTCAAAGGCGGAGAGCATGGCGCATCCCTGATTCCGGGCGATCCTGCAAAGAGTCTTCTGGTGCAACTAATTAGGCACGAGGGCCCGGCGGACGATCCGATGCCGATGCCCCCGAAGGCGTCGAAGCTATCGGACGCGGATATCGCGACGATAACAAGATGGATAAAAGAGGGGGCGATTATGCCTGAAAATACAGTGAAGCCTTAA